ACCAGTCgtggaaaaaacaataatatatatatatatatatacatatatatatatatatatatatatatatatatatatatatatatatatatatatatatatattatatatatatatatatatatattacatatatatatatattacatatatatatatatattatatatatatatataaaatgaatctgCCTGGAAAACTATACTGACCAGAGGCAATATAAAAGGTTGATATCTCTTTCGGAAAATGGTCAAAACGAAATATCTTTACTTCTATACACTGCAAAACTGAATGAACGGAGAGAAGCAAACACGTGCCCATACctctgctctttcttctcttcctgggGCTCGCGTCCTCGTTCGGATCGGCACTCTGCCGCTTTGGGACAGGAGGGGGAAGAGCAGGAGCTGTGACCGTTCCATTCATTTCCCAAAGTCGTCTCCTCCGTGGGTCAGGGATATCCTGCTTGCGACTTATCACTTGCACTTGGCCGTCGTCAGTGTTCTTCACTTCAATCTTCTCAAAGTTCCAGAACTCCAGAGGCTTCACTCTTACCCTTCCGCTGCGGCGGCTTATGTCTGtggctggtgggggggggtggggagggggggtatgaggATCTTAAGTACATATTATCACTGGTCTTTAGAATGCAACCTGATATCAACACACATCAAGCTTCATGCAATACTTTTCCTCTATACAACAAGAAGGTACTGATACCATTACAAAATTCCACACCATTAGGCCtcgatgtatatacacatatacatttatatataatttgtgtgtatgtgtgtgtgtgtgtgtgtgtgtgtgtgtgtgtgtgtgtgtgtgtgtgtgtgtgtgtgtgtgtgtgtgtgtgtgtgtgtgtgtgtgtgtgtgtgtgtgtgtgtgtgtgtgtgtgtgtgtgtgtgtgtgtgtgtgtgtgtgtgtgtgtttgtatatatatgtatataaggatatatatatatatatatatatatatatatatatatatatatatatatatatatatatatatatatgaataaacacacacatataaataaataaataaggaaaaaaaaaaaagtatatttttactttttttttctttacttatttatttatttatatgtgtgtttagtcatatatatatatatatatatatatatatatatatatatatatatatatatgtcacacacacacacacacacacacacacacacaccacacacacacacacacacacacacacacacacacacacaaacacacacacacacacacacacacacacacacacacacacacacacacacacacacacacacatatataatatatatatatatatatatatatatatatatatatatatatatacatacatatactatatgtatatatgtatatgtatgtatgtaatagtatatatgtatatatgtatatatgtatatatgtatgtatatatgtatatatatattatatatatatatatatatatatatatatatatatatatatatatatatatatatatatatatatatatatatatatatatattaaatatatatatatatataatatattaatatatatatatatatataatatatatatatatatagtataaaaatatatatactatatatatatatatatatatatattattatatatattatatataatatattaatatatataacttacaaacataacatatattaactaaatatgcatacaactacacaacacacacaaccacacacacacacacacacaacaacaaactacatactatatatattattatatatatatatatatattatatatatataatattataatatatatatatatatatatatatatatatatatataatatatatatatatatatatatatatatatatatatatattatataatatatatgataataatattataatatatttatatatatatatataattgatatatatatatatatatatatgatatatataattaatatataagaaataacatatacactaaatatgcaacaacaacaaaaaaacaacacaacaacaacaaacacacaaaaaaaaaaaaaaaacaaaaatatatatatatattataatatatatatatatctaataatatatatatatcatattaatatattgatgtataatattgtataatattataatataacactaccacacacaccaccacataaaccacacacaacacacacaacaccacacacaaccacacccaaacacattacacacacaccacacaacactatctatctatctatcaatctatatcaatactataaaaattatataatattgttattaataattgaatatattattatatgtaaatttattttttattttcatgtaatcatttattattttattttaatttttttaatcaaaataattttttatatacataagaaatatatgaaaGCCAAACAAGGAGCTGCATTGTCTCACCCATAAAGAACATAGTGAATCACAACAATTCATATGaatgctctatatatatttatacacacaccacacacacacacacacacacacacacacacacacacacacacacacacacacacacacacacacacacacacacacacacacacacacacacacacacacacacacacacgagcgcatgcatgcacgcacccaCCAAAAGAACAACTAGTGAATCAACAAACCATTCATTACTGAAACAGTGCACATTGTTGAGTTAGATGCAGTTTGAAGTGTACTATGgtgagtttttattttctttttaaaatctttgacAAGTTTCCTTCGTGCTAAAGATTTCTCTTGAGGCCGAGGTGTTGCATCAAGGTTGCTGGTCGATTGTAGACTTTTGGTGGTTGTCTCATCATTCCTTTTCTTCAAGACTTTTGTTTCTGCAATGGGAAAAGGGATTTATTTGTTATAAggcttcttgttctctctctctctctctccctttctctctctctctctccctccctctccctctctcttcctccctctccctctctcttcctccctctccctctctctcctcccctctctccctccctcccaccctctctctctgcctattcctctctctctctccctgcctccctctccctctctctcctgcctccccttctctctcccctgcctccctctcttcgtctcttgcctcccttctctctctccttctctcctgcctccctttctctgcttcctctccctgcccccctctctctctggaatGAAAGGTGGTCTCTAATACAAAGATAAAATTTCTGTTCTCACTTCCTATCAAACCATTTTCATTGCAATGGGCAAATGACACATTAGCCTAGGCCTTTGATTGGTCTATGAAATGGAAATAATCATTCTGTGCATTCTATGGATTTTTATTCTTCCTTGGTTccagttctctttttttttttctctctctctctctctcttttgaaaaGTCAGGGTAGATGCCCCATAACTCCTGAATTTCAAGTATCAGTTGACATAGAATCCTTACCATCATCTTGGCTCTTCACCTTCTGGTGTTTCCGAGGCTTTGCTGACTGAACTGTCTTCTTGGATATGTGATTTTTAGGATTCAGTTTCTCCTGATTTACCCCTGTGACCTGGGACTTCTTCTTGGGTTTAGATGAAGAATAAGACTGCACAAAAGTTCTTGTAAGTTCTGAGATGCTGTAAGATATTTGCTCAGTCTTTGAAAAGTCAGGCTTTTCAAAATCCCAGAACTTTACTGGCTTGATCACAGGCCGACTTGATCGGCGTGGCTCCATGGCTTGCTCTGATGCAGACacctaacaaaaaattataattattaattgcatagtaatgattataaaatttaaaaatgacaagaaagaattggtaaataaaataaataaatgttagaaACAGGGTAAACAGGAGACAATTGTTCTTGATATTAGTATTTCAATTCAACAGAAATATGATAACTGACATTGTGCACCATCTTACGATATTTTATCTTGCAtcaactgatttttaaaaatagttattacTGCTGATTCTGATACCAATACTATCAGcatatctttttttgttatatgtttataacaATCACTACAATTTTGTTAGTGAAAAGTCAAGGTTGTTAATCAATAACAGATTGTTAAagtgcatataatattttaaatctaaaagaaaagaaaagaaaagaaaaagaaaaagaaatattaacttAGCACTGCCATATATTCTGATAAAGTAACTCTTACCAGATACAACATAAAATTGTGTGaggaatgtaaaaataatgaaatcatataAAGTGCTAgtttaataaatggatatataagggaccaaaaagacaaagaaaatatatacaaacatatacaaagacaGGTAATTTTGCATAAAAGGTAAGATACAGCTTTGTTATTAAAGTAACAAATACATTTTTTCGGTaatgtctttctatatatttgcAAGAatcaatatttataaaacaatgaAGGACATTTAACCCTTCCTTTGTACAATATCTGGTAAAACATAACCACATCGAACTCCTAATCCATCAGAGGGAAATTGGCCGAGTGCCACCAAGGCTGGTGACTATAATTTTTGTACATAGCTTCATACCTGGGGAATCGTTGGTACATTGGATACCTTGTAAAAAGAAATTGCCAAAGGATGCTACTGCAATTAGCAAATTATTATGTGCCATGAGTTACTAGAAATAACTATGTGTGCAATGTTATAATTAACAGAAGTAAAACAATGACTTCAGCCTTTTCTTCTTGATAACAAGGTGTGCTAATCTTTACATTATGTACACACTAAGTTAGGtctaattgaaaattatattctcGTAGAGGACAAAAAGGTGCAGTAGTCGGTACaaaaataatctgcagacataAATGGCAAAGCTGCAGGTAAAGGATAAAAATGTCTGAAAGTGCCGCTCCCAGCTTGGGTATTCATTGTTTATTTCATCCAATAAtattcttttcacattcctgcttttataatccttatgactggTGTCCCACAATGTctctttgactctcactttatccaacctggcgtaaataacttccgaagaaAGCTCCTTGCTTCTGGTGTGTtgaagtgggttgatgtttatatTTGTTAGTCAAATGAACCTTTGTCTGAATTATCTGCAAAcatttaacccattcctgacgggtggcatgtacgcacatgccatggtatggtgggactatctgccgggggcatgtatgtacatgccatggtggatgtatggagatgccatgagttattttttgttgcaaaataatatttttctgccactgaaagtgtgattaagttgtttttaacactttctcatttctactatgcaaaaaaaaagaaaaaaaaaaaaaaaaaaaaaaaaacaacaaaagacgatttcaactccatgatgccgcacacatGAATTAACAGACTATAGAACTGAATAATGACAATATGGAagttatataaacaacaaaaaaatatctcagtctcaatttatcagggaAGTTGGCAAGTAGagagacttaaaaaaaatgaaaatgaaaatacaaacatatCTGTAGTAATACGAAGAAacagcaagggatgctggtatttggcaagaGTGGTGTGCATGTAGGGGCGAGAATAAGCCCCGGCAGCGGGGACCGGGCCACTATGAAAACTAACCGAGGAGAAAGGGCTAATGAGGACATCTTTTGTTCGATTGCAATATGATCTTGCTGTCCTATTTAATTAGAAGAAAATTGTTTTCAGATGTCGTGCATGTAGCATTGATTTAAAGATATGAAGTATGAGtacaaagtaataatatatagttttgtggCAATATCTTTTAGTCTATAGTTTGTATGCGAAAGCAATTTCTGCTTCGGAGGAATTTTCATCTGGATCTGTTTCGCAGGGAACATCATACTTCTAAAGACCCTGGCAGAATAGATTCAAGTGACCAGCccttaacccataactgacgagtagcattcatagaggccggggccttgctgccgggggtttatatcgtcgccctagcatgcgcgaccactcatgccaaataccagcatcccatgccgtttctttgtaatactacgaagatatgttgtattttcagttttcattattttttaaagtcttttaaagttgatcattattcggtctatagtccgaataaaataagcagtgtgcggcatcatgaagttgaaatcgtcggtttgttgcattttttttgtttgttgcatggtaaaaatgagaaagtgttaaaaccgacttaatcacactttcactggcagaaaaataatcttttgctgtgattgtaacaaaaaaaaaactcatggcatgtccatacatactctatggcatgtgcgtacgtgcccccggctgatggtcccgccatgccatggcatgtacgtacatgccacccatcggcaatgggttaagggcAAAGTGGCTATATTTACAGTAACGTAATGCAGGGGAGGTCTCATGCCCCCTGCATgagacaatatagtgactgattcgATACTATGATTACAGCAGAGCATAACCAGACCTCCCGGAAAAAGTCAATAGACATCTCATTACAATATCAGAAACCACAGCCTTCTAAATACCCTGCCTTGCACTGTACATGTATCTGTAACTCTCATAATACATTTTGAATACCATATTTCTGATAACCTAAGTATTGTTTCTATCTGAAGTGACACCCTATTACTGCTCATTCTCATGAAACAACTCTAAGACCCAACTGTCAATGATAACTCTGACGTATATACAACCGACGCTGTGTTCATTATCCTTACGATACTCCTCAATAAATTTCGCTGAACGAAAACAAACTTTGACTCTTTTATTCTATAACATGACTTCCTGTTCGTGCCCTTTGCCCGACTGTGTCTGTGGCTATATTCATCAAACAATTGATCTTAAATAGGAAGATAGCAAGGTTTCCCGAAGCCCCCCAAAAACCGACGCCCAGTTTATGTCACTTTTAATCTTCTTTTACGCTCAATATGCGTTTACTAACTCTCCTCGTAAGTGTCGAATGGTCTTATGAAGTTATATATCAACAAAAGATAATGACTCACCTCTTAATTCACAGAAGGGACGAAATTCTGACAAGATGTGTCACACAATCCGAATTTCCCACAATTTTCACTGTTTACAAATAATTTTTCAGGGATCATTAGGATAAAAAAGTTTAGATTTACATTTTTCCTTTgcaattgtattatatgtatatgattgacTCCTTTTTATGGGgatgttttataaatatagaaagtAACGCACATTCATTTCGCTTAGATCTACTGtggcgaagaaaaaataaaaaaaatatgtatataaaacccaAGCGGAAAGATTCAAACTTCAACCCAACAGACTGTCAAGGATGTTCATCTGAAAATCTATAtcattgtaatatattatgagatagcgcagaaaacaaaaaatctgaaaatgcCATCAACATATGACAATTACATttcaaacagcaaaacaaaaaacgggaagATGACGGCACCATCTTAGGGTGGACTTTAGTTTTTTTAAGGGAGCATCGACagatatagtctaaaaccctataagagaagaaagaagacttAAATTTTCTGAGATCATGATAATCCATTCCGATAACAGATAAAAGAGGAAGCGGATTACAAAACATATAACAGTATGTATGaagaacatatatataggtatgtacacacacacacgtatgtgtatgtgtgagtacatAAACGCAAACACGGTAACAACTGAAATTAAAATCTTACTACAGCGAGAACAAAGCCAAGCCACAGTGTGACATTCCGAACCCATGAAAGGTTTTTCATAGGACACGGTATTTGAAATGGAACCTTTGTTTTACCACATCTGATGAGGAACCTTCCAcgggttcgaaacgtcacgattttcaGTGTTCTTACTGTGACAGTATTTTCACTTcattacacacacagatacatctaTCTATGAATGCATGTTTTAGAAAGTTGTTTAATTCGAAATACATGCCCGAAGTCTGTCTTTTAATCAgcttttcgttttattctttcATAATGTCAACAATCAATCAGGCGTCTGCCATGTAGCATTTGACCTAATACTTAGTATTTAGAGCGTCTCTGCacgcgccataaaagttaatccagtaATAAAGTTTAAGCTAAATCTCTAATGCGCATGTGCAATGACAGCgtccaaaattaaatttaattcacctccggaccagactttacttttgagctcaaatcttaatcctgcacatgcgcagaacgagctatttaatcccaccaatcatgtattgaTACGTCATAACAACGTCATCAACTCCATATAAAAGATAAGAGTTAAGTTgccatcatatttataataagcaGTAACGAAACAAATTCCGACATGTTTATGTTAAAGATTTATGATATAATTctcaaaattgaaaagaaaaatgaaaagaaaatcacacacagaattccagagtttacagacacagataaggcaatgttatttccaggttggaaaagaaaacattcccgACTTATGCAATTTATTAATCAAATAACAGAGAAAGCtttcagtaacaccaatactaggtttcaaattcaaaataaaaatttcctggTTCTTTAAATTAAATTGACACCTAAATTACGTGGACATTTGCTATCATGATCCTCCCTAAcaacaccctgaaaaaaaaaactaccctatCCATGCCCGCGATCATACACGAGAAAAACTCCCGCCAATGTAATTTGATATTACGAGTATCTCATTGTTGTTTGACACCTCCATTTCGGTTGTCTATAATATTCATGGGATAtttgatgtcttttttttatttatattttatttgtactaacatagatatataacggCATGATGTAAttgtagcttatatatatatatatatatatatatatatatatatatatatatatatatatatatatatatatattgtgtgtgtgtgtgtgtgtgtgtgtgtgtgtgtgtgtgtgtgtgtgtgtgtgtgtgtgtgtgtgtgtgtgtgtgtatgtgtgtgtgtgcatgagtatatattttttttcttctttttcttttttcttctttttcaatttttcttctttttttttctctatagcaAACGCTTCCTTATCGACATTGCTTAGGGTGAATGCAAATTAcccgattttttaaaaacgtaaaacagcagatttactgataatcgcacTGACTCGTACGCCTGGCAgtgtgtctttcattttttttttggatctgGATTAACTTCAATacggaattaacttttatgacgcgTACAGAAGACGCTTTTAGGCGGGATGGCTTTGATATGAAAACACAATATACTGGCCAGATAACAAGTTTTACCTCGTAGGGAAGTAATATAGCAAAATACGGCTGGATTTGTACATATTCCTATATTTACTAGTAGTTATCAAAACAAACAGCTATACAAAACCATGAATTTATCTACTCTCAGTGCAGATTACCACCCTTttcaaaataactataaaaatatgtCCCAAtgactttgttattttttctagaaATTACGTATCTAGCGAGATTTTACCGATATTTCCTgttcgtaaaaaaatatttacaaattcaGTACAACGCACTGTTACTATGGTCGTAGCGCGCATTACACCGTATTCTATTCTAACCCTAAATGCTCTCATTCCATATTCAAGGTTGGCACTTTCACCATACTCTTGCTCTTCCAGCGATAGTTTCTGATTCGTTTAAGTGCCAGTGTGTCATAAAAAATCTATGACAACACAAGTAGATCAGGTCAATGAGCCAAAGCAGAAATGCCCTTTTCTGCTATCCAGGGGACGCAGCAGACGCACGTGTAAGCAGTTCATACTGTCTTCTATTTCTCATCAGTCTTCTCTCCTTACTCCAACTCTCTCCGGTGGATATCCAGCTATTTGTCCTGTGAGGGTTTCCCACATTCCGTGCGACCTGACTTGACCTTCGTTTCCTTTCGTTACCTGTCACTTCCTTCTCGGTTCGTCCTGAGgatgaaattcacacacacacacacacacacacacacacacacacacacacacacacacacacacacacacacacacacacacacacacacacacacacacacacacacacacattttgataTTAATTTGAGTATCGTACGTACATGTGCGTGTTTGCACGCATGTAAATATGAGAGAGGATTTATGGTATGAATATAGATGCAGTTATGAACCTGAGTAATAGATTTATCCTCATCGTTTTATATGCGACAAGTTAATCCCCTGTTATCACGATTTGTTAACATTATCCTTTCTTCTCTGAAATATGTATCATGAAACAATTGTTATGTACTTATCCTATAATATTTATACCTTATTAATATAAGACTATAGGATGATTTTCTTGAAGATTATTGATGTTTACATATCACTTTATCTGGTTGCAGAATTTCATGTGTATTGCAGCAGTAATAAGAGAGAAATAGTTACATTATACGACGTTTTCTCGAATATTCATTGTATTTTTCTAGCATTAATGATCCCCGAGGCACACACCTCCCTACGTCACGTGATTCGCGCCATGTGATTGGTTAGAGGTAAGAGATGCCTCCGAtatttttcccacattttctcCATTTCAAAAAACAAACTGTTTCGCGTAATTTTAAATACAGTATTACACAGGTTATTTGGGTTTATCTGTTTGTAATAAAAGCATGTGAAATAATAAACTCAGACAGGTAAAGAAAAGGGATAGAAATATCTCGCAGGCAACGATTCCTTCCTCGTGTGCCGCAGCGACGTCACAAACTCGCTCAGGGTGACAGAGAACGTCAAggcgcagaaggaggaggaggtttaaCTCTATGGGCAGCGCAGCACCTTTAATCATGAAGTGTCCTGAAGTGAGTAGTTCCTCGGGCACGACGAGCAGGAGCGACCTTCAGCTTTATCAAGGTACGTCCCGAGAATTCGCCAAAGAACATGTATTTTGCCTACACAGAATTTCAACTATTGCGCCGCTTTTGCCAGGGTCTTATATTCTTAATCTCTGTGACATTTAATCACACGTATGTCCtaatacataataaatgtatgtaatactgagtgatataagatataaagatTCTAATTCGCTTGCAACATTAAAAGTCATCTCATAATGCACTAACGGATTTTTATTGCGCAACAGAACCTTGGCATTTCACTACTTTGCTTTTGAGTAGAATTGCCGGTAAAAAATCATTATGAGAATTCAACACATTCTATTGTTCATATGCGCAAAATCATAGTAATACAAATTCATAGAATTCATTATGTTAATCGGTTTAGTgggtaaaaaaatttacatgCGTATGACAAGTGAATAAATGCAGTTCTTCATGTGAAATGAGGTTAGGCATGAAAGTATTATAATAGAATTGGTTTAATGTAGGGGTTTgaaatattgatctttatttttcaCAATTTCGTGAAATTAAAGGTGTTTTCCAGTGGTGTAGGCCCTTCTATGAAAAAAAGGTACGAAGAAGCAGGTGTATTAAACAGTGTAAAATGAGATAAGCTACAAAACTTATGCATCACAACCCGCACAAAGAAACCGGCCACATgcacctataaaaaaagaaacagcagcttcatataacacaccacacacacacacacacacacacacacacacacacacacacacacacacacacacacacacacacacactcaccaccacacacaccacacacacatacacacacttgttgACTTAACTTGACTAGAGTTAGTTGTACCGTaataacttgattttttttttaatcactaaaATGAAGTCAGAAAATAGTATCGTCTGCCACTTCTGTCTGACTAAGCTGCAGATGAGGATTCCAGCGGACACGCACTATGCTTTCGTAACTGGTAGGCAGTCAGTCAGTTGG
This window of the Penaeus monodon isolate SGIC_2016 chromosome 39, NSTDA_Pmon_1, whole genome shotgun sequence genome carries:
- the LOC119597215 gene encoding serine/arginine repetitive matrix protein 1-like isoform X3: MEPRRSSRPVIKPVKFWDFEKPDFSKTEQISYSISELTRTFVQSYSSSKPKKKSQVTGVNQEKLNPKNHISKKTVQSAKPRKHQKVKSQDDETKVLKKRNDETTTKSLQSTSNLDATPRPQEKSLARRKLVKDFKKKIKTHHSTLQTASNSTMCTVSVMNATDISRRSGRVRVKPLEFWNFEKIEVKNTDDGQVQVISRKQDIPDPRRRRLWEMNGTVTAPALPPPVPKRQSADPNEDASPRKRRKSRDDPENDVDKGRKGPKKVVEEDKGKVKPEETIQENLKEKRAAKDTGNKEQEEKEDESGSEDNAQEEKREESKGKEGGRRGEETPREGSSELQFIKVVSGRGTLKMVNTETMEGIHMSLINKESATITTGTKVEIIKDRRCKMIKIYVEIKSTNFKRRND
- the LOC119597215 gene encoding serine/arginine repetitive matrix protein 1-like isoform X1 gives rise to the protein MEPRRSSRPVIKPVKFWDFEKPDFSKTEQISYSISELTRTFVQSYSSSKPKKKSQVTGVNQEKLNPKNHISKKTVQSAKPRKHQKVKSQDDETKVLKKRNDETTTKSLQSTSNLDATPRPQEKSLARRKLVKDFKKKIKTHHSTLQTASNSTMCTVSVMNATDISRRSGRVRVKPLEFWNFEKIEVKNTDDGQVQVISRKQDIPDPRRRRLWEMNGTVTAPALPPPVPKRQSADPNEDASPRKRRKSRDDPENDVDKGRKGPKKVVEEDKGKVKPEETIQENLKEKRAAKDTGNKEQEEKEDESGSEDNAQEEKREESKGKEGGRRGEETPREGSSELQVMKFKDLYFLHYLMNDCNCFLAKSFEDPRRGVFAGFIFLEGGSLLWQAKKDMFIKVVSGRGTLKMVNTETMEGIHMSLINKESATITTGTKVEIIKDRRCKMIKIYVEIKSTNFKRRND
- the LOC119597215 gene encoding PH domain-containing protein DDB_G0287875-like isoform X2, which translates into the protein MEPRRSSRPVIKPVKFWDFEKPDFSKTEQISYSISELTRTFVQSYSSSKPKKKSQVTGVNQEKLNPKNHISKKTVQSAKPRKHQKVKSQDDETKVLKKRNDETTTKSLQSTSNLDATPRPQEKSLARRKLVKDFKKKIKTHHSTLQTASNSTMCTVSVMNATDISRRSGRVRVKPLEFWNFEKIEVKNTDDGQVQVISRKQDIPDPRRRRLWEMNGTVTAPALPPPVPKRQSADPNEDASPRKRRKSRETIQENLKEKRAAKDTGNKEQEEKEDESGSEDNAQEEKREESKGKEGGRRGEETPREGSSELQVMKFKDLYFLHYLMNDCNCFLAKSFEDPRRGVFAGFIFLEGGSLLWQAKKDMFIKVVSGRGTLKMVNTETMEGIHMSLINKESATITTGTKVEIIKDRRCKMIKIYVEIKSTNFKRRND